In Aegilops tauschii subsp. strangulata cultivar AL8/78 chromosome 3, Aet v6.0, whole genome shotgun sequence, one genomic interval encodes:
- the LOC109764060 gene encoding nuclear pore complex protein NUP35-like has protein sequence MASPSSSPPRRTPTTGGRQSPFFRDLARAIPSHRTSGSLDPSSTPPPPPPVFTLDDRLYAQDFSPDRSASNLLPVAPSPSPPTRASSASRPPSWDRSRAIPPGPCSLSDWIVEPARKEVLALPPPSPPPTRAANEEVRSPVIPFPAPSRTAPSASVTGADGEEWVTVFGFTARETNLVLREFGKCGVILRHCSGPGDGNWLHILYQHQYDARRALEKNGIQLFSGVAIGVKITDPVQRQMDEKMSESNYKGFMVSLPSKSSIQNAGASSNLGDLPRPYDPKAGRNVNRDMGCSTGSVAMPAKSVLAKTLDLIFGI, from the exons ATGGCCTCCCCCTCGTCGTCCCCGCCGCGCCGCACACCCACCACCGGCGGGAGGCAGTCCCCCTTCTTCCGCGACCTCGCCCGTGCCATCCCTTCCCACCGGACCTCCGGGTCCCTCGACCCCTCatccacgccgccgccgccgccgcccgttttCACCCTCGACGACCGCCTATACGCACAGGATTTCTCCCCTGATCGATCCGCCTCCAACCTCCTCCCTGTCGCTCCATCCCCATCCCCACCCACACGCGCTTCCTCCGCCAGTCGCCCGCCCTCATGGGACCGCTCCCGCGCCATTCCCCCCGGTCCGTGCTCGCTGAGTGACTGGATCGTGGAGCCGGCCCGTAAAGAGGTCCTCGCGCTGCCCCCGCCATCGCCGCCTCCTACTCGTGCGGCGAACGAGGAGGTGCGATCGCCGGTGATTCCGTTTCCTGCGCCGTCCAGGACGGCTCCATCAGCGAGCGTCACGGGGGCCGACGGGGAGGAGTGGGTCACCGTGTTCGG ATTCACCGCGAGGGAGACCAACCTTGTTCTGCGAGAGTTTGGGAAGTGTGGGGTGATACTGAGACACTGCTCTGGCCCAGGAGATGGTAATTGGCTTCACATATTGTATCAG CACCAATACGATGCTCGAAGGGCCCTTGAAAAGAATGGAATCCAGCTGTTTAGTGGCGTTGCAATTGGGGTTAAAATTACTGATCCAGTGCAGCGGCAAATGGATGAGAAGATGAGTGAGAGCAATTATAAGGGCTTCATGGTTTCCTTGCCTTCGAAATCATCTATACAGAATGCAGGGGCATCAAGCAATTTAGGAGATCTCCCACGTCCCTATGACCCAAAAGCTGGCAGAAATGTTAACAGAGACATGGGGTGTTCAACAGGAAGTGTTGCCATGCCAGCAAAATCAGTATTGGCAAAAACTTTGGACTTGATTTTTGGCATTTGA